A region of Periplaneta americana isolate PAMFEO1 chromosome 16, P.americana_PAMFEO1_priV1, whole genome shotgun sequence DNA encodes the following proteins:
- the LOC138691746 gene encoding zinc finger protein 729-like isoform X1 → MNVIKKEPEVDPLAIEWCDDTDTVEKKHLSEDGNVLDLHVTEIKTECMDQSYALKSEMTFEESPVPIDFPVVKIEAKEETPEINKVEDQIRLEVTAQEDEILSDSIGMPASCDIISEDDECSKTYRCDVCGKRFLNSATLKSHAVLHNHKSPLCYDVCGKACSKSSDLQKHSRVHMSQKPFDCNNSGKKLSVSGGFKKLPRVYTGEKAFCCDICGKIFSETSALKKHALVHTGEKPFSCVICGKKFSQSATLKRHASVHTGEKPFSCHICGKKFSRFSNLKKHDLIHTGEKPFSCDICGKKFSVYDTLKKHALVHTGEKAFSCDICGTKFSQSGSLKTHSLLHTGEKPFNCDICGKKFSQIGQIKKHALTHTGEKPFSCETCGKNFSIFSNLKRHTLVHTGEKAFNCDICGKKFSVFDSLRNHAVVHTGEKTFSCDICGKKFSASSSLRSHARVHTGEKPFCCDICGKKFSHSSTLKNHALLHTIGKAFSCDICGKKFSQSRTLKVHALVHTSVKAFGCDICGKRFSQYCTIKKHSKIHTGEKPFSCHVCGKQFSECGNLKRHAVVHTGEKAFSCDICGKNFSESSSLKKHALVHTGEKPFYCDICGKKFSQSGHLKRHSLLHT, encoded by the exons ATGAATGTAATCAAGAAGGAACCTGAAGTGGACCCTTTGGCTATAGAGTGGTGTGATGACACTGATACAGTTGAAAAGAAGCACTTATCAGAG GATGGAAATGTATTAGATCTGCATGTGACCGAAATAAAGACGGAATGTATGGATCAGAGCTATGCTCTGAAATCGGAGATGACGTTTGAGGAATCACCTGTGCCAATTGACTTTCCTGTCgtgaaaattgaagccaag GAGGAGACACCTGAGATAAATAAAGTGGAGGACCAGATCAGACTGGAGGTAACAGCACAAGAGGATGAAATCTTAAGTGACAG CATTGGAATGCCTGCTTCCTGCGACATAATTTCAGAAGACGATGAGTGCTCGAAGACATACagatgtgatgtttgtggaaagcGCTTCTTAAACTCGGCAACGCTCAAAAGCCATGCTGTTCTACACAACCACAAGAGCCCACTGTGTTACGATGTTTGTGGAAAGGCTTGTTCTAAATCGAGTGATCTCCAAAAGCATTCACGCGTACATATGAGTCAGAAGCCATTCGATTGTAATAATTCTGGTAAGAAATTATCGGTATCCGGTGGTTTTAAAAAGCTGCCTCGCGTATACACAGGAGAGAAAGCATtctgttgtgatatatgtggaaagatatTTTCGGAAACTAGTGCTCTAAAGAAGCACGCACTTGTGCACACAGGggagaagccattcagttgtgttatatgtggaaagaaattttcgcaaTCTGCTACGCTTAAGAGGCACGCATCcgtacacacaggggagaagccattcagttgtcatatatgtggaaagaaattttcccgATTTAGTAATCTTAAAAAGCACGATCTCATACACACCGGGGAGAAGCcgttcagttgtgatatatgtggaaagaaattttccgtATATGATACTCTTAAAAAACACGCACTcgtacacacaggcgagaaagcattcagttgtgatatatgtggaactAAGTTTTCGCAATCCGGTTCGCTTAAGACGCACTCGCTCCTACACACAGGGGAAAAGCCATTcaattgtgatatatgtggaaagaaattttcccaAATTGGTCAAATTAAAAAGCACGCATTAACACACACAGGGGAGAAACCATTCAGCTGTGAAACTTGTGGAAaaaatttttctatatttagTAATCTTAAAAGGCATACACTTGTACATACAGGAGAGAAGGCATTcaattgtgatatatgtggaaagaaattttcggtATTTGATAGTCTTAGAAATCATGCTGTTGTACACACAGGAGAGAAaacattcagttgtgatatatgtggaaagaagttTTCGGCATCTTCTAGTCTTAGAAGTCATGCACGcgtacacacaggggagaagccattctgttgtgatatatgtggaaaaaaaTTTTCGCATTCGAGTACTTTAAAAAACCATGCACTCTTACACACAATAGGGAAGGCATTCAGTtgcgatatatgtggaaagaaattttctcagtcTCGTACTCTAAAAGTCCATGCACTCGTACACACAAGTGTGAAGGCATTcggttgtgatatatgtggaaaaagATTTTCGCAATATTGTACTATAAAAAAGCATTCTAAGATACATACAGGggagaagccattcagttgtCATGTGTGTGGAAAGCAATTTTCGGAATGCGGTAATCTGAAAAGACATGCAGTCGTACATACAGgggagaaggcattcagttgcgatatatgtggaaagaatttTTCGGAATCGAGTAGTCTAAAAAAGCATGCACtcgtacacacaggggagaagcctttctattgtgatatatgtggaaagaaattttcgcaaTCTGgtcatttaaaaaggcattcatTGTTGCACACATAG
- the LOC138691746 gene encoding uncharacterized protein isoform X6, whose amino-acid sequence MNVIKKEPEVDPLAIEWCDDTDTVEKKHLSEDGNVLDLHVTEIKTECMDQSYALKSEMTFEESPVPIDFPVVKIEAKEETPEINKVEDQIRLEVTAQEDEILSDRKELRQPSY is encoded by the exons ATGAATGTAATCAAGAAGGAACCTGAAGTGGACCCTTTGGCTATAGAGTGGTGTGATGACACTGATACAGTTGAAAAGAAGCACTTATCAGAG GATGGAAATGTATTAGATCTGCATGTGACCGAAATAAAGACGGAATGTATGGATCAGAGCTATGCTCTGAAATCGGAGATGACGTTTGAGGAATCACCTGTGCCAATTGACTTTCCTGTCgtgaaaattgaagccaag GAGGAGACACCTGAGATAAATAAAGTGGAGGACCAGATCAGACTGGAGGTAACAGCACAAGAGGATGAAATCTTAAGTGACAG aaaagagctaagacagcccagctactag
- the LOC138691746 gene encoding uncharacterized protein isoform X5 translates to MNVIKKEPEVDPLAIEWCDDTDTVEKKHLSEDGNVLDLHVTEIKTECMDQSYALKSEMTFEESPVPIDFPVVKIEAKEETPEINKVEDQIRLEVTAQEDEILSDRSSILCDSRAIS, encoded by the exons ATGAATGTAATCAAGAAGGAACCTGAAGTGGACCCTTTGGCTATAGAGTGGTGTGATGACACTGATACAGTTGAAAAGAAGCACTTATCAGAG GATGGAAATGTATTAGATCTGCATGTGACCGAAATAAAGACGGAATGTATGGATCAGAGCTATGCTCTGAAATCGGAGATGACGTTTGAGGAATCACCTGTGCCAATTGACTTTCCTGTCgtgaaaattgaagccaag GAGGAGACACCTGAGATAAATAAAGTGGAGGACCAGATCAGACTGGAGGTAACAGCACAAGAGGATGAAATCTTAAGTGACAG GTCGTCTATACTTTGCGATTCCAGGGCCATATCATAG